ATTTTGGTTGTGGCAAAGGCCCCGTTATTACCAAACAATTGGTTGACCGCGGCTATGCAGTCAACTTGTATGACCCCTATTTTTATCCCGATAAATCATACCAAAATCACCAATACGATTATATTTTCAGCTGTGAGGTATTTGAACACTTGTATCATCCTCATGAAGAAATTTTACATTTAAAAGGACTATTAAAACCTAAGGGCATGTTGTTTGTTATGACACACCTCTATGCTAATCAAAAACCTTTTGAATCTTGGTATTATCGCAAAGATGAAACGCATGTTTTTATTTATACCGCTCAAACCTTTGAATATATCGCAAAGCACTATCAGTTCACTATACTAAAAATTACGGAGCGCTTTATTGCTTTAGTATCCTTAGATTAAATCCTTTATTTTCAACAGGTATACTTGTAAAAAGTTTCTCCCCTCTTACTACATAAGGGAGGCTTTTCCGTTTAAGTACAACATGATTCAACGAAAAAGGAGTAATTCAGCTGAACTACTCCCTTT
The window above is part of the Myroides odoratus DSM 2801 genome. Proteins encoded here:
- a CDS encoding class I SAM-dependent methyltransferase, giving the protein MKCILCQNQLTHKVDPYYYHCTTCLAYVKDVQYYFSEEQEKKHYEFHNNDVNDLGYQKFTSPITNEILMRFQPDTLGLDFGCGKGPVITKQLVDRGYAVNLYDPYFYPDKSYQNHQYDYIFSCEVFEHLYHPHEEILHLKGLLKPKGMLFVMTHLYANQKPFESWYYRKDETHVFIYTAQTFEYIAKHYQFTILKITERFIALVSLD